The Nitrospira sp. sequence GAAGCTCCAACGCATCGCGTCCACCTCAGCGCATTTTACATCGATAAATTTGAGGTGACGAACGGACGATTTGCCAAGTATGTCGATGCCATCCAGAGTGAACCCCCATGGGGATTTGCGGACAAAGAGACGCCTGTCATCCATGCCGATCGTCCGGTTCGGTGGGTGAACTGGATGGATGCCATGGGGTACTGCCTCTGGATCGGCAAGCGCCTTCCTACGGAGGCAGAATGGGAAAAGGCCGCACGTGGGACTGACGAACGGGTGTACCCGTGGGGTAATGATCCACCGACCTCGGTGCATGCGACCTATGGATTGAAGGAAGGTGGTGCGGAGAACGTGTCGATCATCGGCGATCATCAAAAGGGGCAAAGCCCGTACGGCGTGCAAGATCTGGCCGGCAATCTCTATGAATGGGTCATGGATTGGTATGGCGACGACTTTTACGCCCACTTTATCAATAGCCCTGCGATCAATCCGAGGGGACCCAGCGAGGGGACCGCGAAGGTACAGAGAGGGGGATCATATATCAACACTCCGTATCGGCTGCGGTCTTCGTTTCGCACGAAGGGCGATCCGAACGAACAGGATCCGAACGTTGGGTTCCGCTGCGCTCAAGACGTTCCGAAGCAGCCATAACAGGATGCCGATAAGGTTTTCCAACTTCGTCTCGCGTCGCCCGGCGGCTGATATCGACGCGTGTTTCGTCTGATTCCGCAACAATATGTGAGACCTCTTAGAAGGCTTTCGAGCATCGAGCAAGGAAGTCATTTCTGCGCCACGCAGGAGGCAACCAGTGAAACGATATCGTGTGAAACCCGGAACCCCTCTCTCACTGAAGCAGTACGATCCGGACGATACCGGCGAGTACAAGAAGAGCGAACAAGGTAAGGAAAAGGCAAAAGTTGAATTGGGCAAGCTCATTGCCAGTCTCGATGGACTTCAGGAGCGTCTATATGCCAATGCGACGCGATCGCTTCTCATCGTGCTGCAAGGGATGGATACGAGCGGAAAAGACGGAACGATCAAAAACGTAATGTCCGGCGTGAACCCGCAAGGCTGCAAAGTGGTGGCCTTTAAGGCCCCGTCCAACGATGAATTGGCTCACGACTTTCTGTGGCGGGTTCACCGTGAAGTTCCTCGCCACGGACAGATCGGCATCTTCAACCGGTCGCACTATGAAGATGTGCTGATTACCCGCGTCCATGGATGGGTATCCGATAAAGTTGCCAAGCGCCGTTTCGATCAAATCAAGGAATTTGAGGAGCTCTTGACCGAAAACGGGACGGCCGTTCTCAAGTTCTTTCTTCATATCTCAAAGGAGGAGCAGAAGGAGCGATTGGAAGTCCGTATCGCCGATCCGGAAAAGCGTTGGAAGTGGAGTTCCGGCGACCTTGAGGAACGCAAGTTGTGGGATGACTATCTGGAAGCGTTTGAGGATGTCATCGCGGCGACGAGCACCGAGTGCGCTCCCTGGTATATCGTGCCGGCCAACAGGAAGTGGTACCGCAATCTCGTCGTTGCGGATCGTGTTGTGGATGTGTTGGAAAACATGAAACTCAAGACGCCGCCTGCCCCCGAAGGTGTTGATTTCAGCAAGCTGAAGATCGTGTAGCCGGCTGTCTGGAGCAAATCAGGGCACATTAGGTAAAAGAGCCGAAATAACGACTTCGCCACGCCTCTTGACAAGGTTTCTTAATGAGCGTAGGGAAGGAGCCTGCGGCCCATCTATCAATCGAAGTTCGAGAGATCGGGTAGACCGCGCGGCTATCATCCAGGTCTCTCGGTGACTTCATCGCGAGAGGAGGGTGGATATGGACGACACGACGCCACCTGGCCCATTAGGCCCGCCGATGCGAGGGCGGGTTTCTCGTCGGTCATGCTAACCGATTCTCCGTCGGCTGTGCCATAGAGGCACTTTCAGCCCTCATCGGGCGGTAGCCGTCTCAAGCGGGGATATCCGGAGAGCAAGAGGAACACAAGAGCCTGGGATTGACGAGGTCTCCCCCGACTGGATACCTTGCATCACGAGTATCGTGCGGGTCTTTCGGGCCGCGACATTCAAAATCAGAATTCAGGCGTCCCAAGCGCCAAATCGCGGGCGGCCTCCCACCATAGTGCAGGGCCGCCCGCGCTGTTTCTGAATCCTTTCCTTCTTTAGTGTTCCCAATCAGATGCGATCGGGGAAATCTGAGATAAGGCCATCTACGCCGAGTGCCTTCATCTTCTTGATCTCGGCAGGTGTATTGACCGTGTAGGCGAACACGATCAGGCGTGTGTTGTGTAAAGCAGACACGAGGGATTTCGTCACCGTATCGACGCGCAAGCCCACATGAGTCGCTTGCAGCCTGGCGGCGGCGGAACCGGGATCCTTAGGCAGTCGCTTAAAGAGCACCAATGTCTTGGCCTCAGGATCGATCCTTCGAATGTGTTGAAGTTCCTCGTGCACAAAAGATGCGTAAATCACAGGCTTCGTGAAGCCGCTGGCACGGACGATTGCGCAGACATCGTAAGCCAGACCTTCTGTCTTTAGTTCCAGAACCAGTCCGATTCGTCCGCTCGCAGCCCTGAGAGCCTCCTCCAATGTCGGAACCGTCTGACCGCCGCCGGCATCCAGCTTCCGTATTTCTTCCAGTGTGATCTCAGAGACGAGTCCGCGACCGTTCGTTGCGCGGTTCATCCGCTCATCATGCAGGAGGACCAATTCGTCATCGGCAGTTCGTCTGATGTCCACTTCGGTGAGTGAACATCGTAGCGTAATCGCCCGTTTGATGGAGGCTAACGTATTTTCAGGCGTGTGACCGCAGGCACCGCGATGGCCGATGCGGAGGATCCTTCGGTTGGGGCTTCCTTTTGGCATGCCACTGTCCTACCATATCGGCGTGGGAGAAAAGAAATCCAAAAAAGCATCGTTGGCCAAGGGTACGAAACGTCGCCGGAAGCCGGCCGGAGTTTCTACCGGACTGGCCGCTCAAGAATTACAAGCGGCTGCACCGCCTGTCGCAGTGGCGGAGCTGCATCAAGAAATTGAGAAGGATGAAGGACGAGTCCTCTCAATCTACCGCGAACCGTACGGAGGGCGCTGGGTGGTTCTGGCAGCCCTACCGATCGAGCTCGTTGCCCCGACACCGTATCAACGGAATCTCTCCGACTCCCACGTCAAAAAATTGGAAGCGGCGATCGGCAAGATCGGGCAATTTCTTGATCCTATCATTGCCGTGCGCATATCGAAGCCCGATCAGGCAGCAAAGTACTGGACGCCGAATGGACACCATCGTCTTTCGGCCATGCGGACGCTCGGAGCCAGGAGTATCGTCGCCATCGTCGTCCTGGAACCATCGGCGGCCTACCAGATTCTCGCCTTGAATACGGAGAAGGCGCATAACCTCCGTGAAAAAGCGTTGGAAGTCATCCGCATGTACGAGGAACTGGCTCACCTCGATCAGGCGACCGAAGACAGCTATGCCCTGGAGTTTGAAGAGCCGGCGCTGATCACGCTGGGACTCTGCTATAAAGAACGGCCTCGGTTCAGCGGTGGGGCTTATCATCCGGTTTTGAAACGAGTCGACGCATTTCTGCAGAAACCGTTGCGTACAGCGTTGGACGTTCGTAAACGGCGTGCAGGGTCACTTCTCGCCCTGGATGATGTGATCGTCAAACAAGTTGAAGCCCTCAAGACCAAAGGACTGACCAGTCCCTATCTCAAGAGCTTCGTGGTCGCCCGCGTGAATCCGATTCGGTTCAGGCCCAAAGAGGCCCCGGCCCTGTCATTCGAGGACGCGCTTGATCGGATGATGCAGGCTGCGGAGAAGTTCAATCCAGACAAGATCAAGGTGGACGATCTGGCAAAGTCTGGAGGAAGTCCGGACGAGATAGAGTGATCACTCAGTCTTGTTTCCATGCCGATGGCCCCTTTACAATAGTTTCTTCGTCATGTTCCTGAGGAGGTGGTTATGGGTCTTGCCGACAACAAGTGTGTTCCCTGTCGTGGCGATGTGCCACCGTTGCCGAACGATCGGATTCAGGCGTTATTGAAGGAACTGGGTCGAGGCTGGTCGCTCAATGGCCAGGGGCATCTTGAACGGTTGTACACGTTCAAAGACTTTGCTCAAGCATTGGCGTTTGTCAACAAGGTGAGCGCGATCGCAGAGGCTGAAGGCCATCATCCCGATCTCTATCTGGCCTGGGGGAAAACCAAGGTTGAGATCTGGACACATAAGATCAACGGCCTGACTGAGAGCGACTTCTATCTGGCGGCCAAGGCCGACCGGGAATTCGAACCCTTTAGGGCCGCCGCTAGTTAATTCCAATCTAGTGTTTGCCATGAACTTACGGGGCATCCGATGAGTGGCGGAACTCAAGTCGCGCTCGTCAATATGCCGTTCAGCTACGCCAAGTATCCGTCGATTCAACTCGGCACGCTTTCTACGCTCTTGAAATCCAACGGGATTCCCGTCGATTGTCATCATTTGAACGTACGGTTCGCCCACCTGATCGGGATGGATTTGCACGAGGCGATTTGTGAAAAACGGGCGCTCTTCGGTGAATGGCTGTTTTCATACCTCTTGTTTCGAGCCAACCCCAAACGTGCGGAGTATCCGCAGGTGTTTAAGCCGGTGTTCGAACAGGTGTCTCAAGAGAGTGGGAAACCGATCGGATATTTCGAGGAGATGGCGACACGCATTGCCCCGCAGTTTCTGACCTGGGCGCTTCGCTCCATCGATTGGGGGCAGTACAAGGTGGTCGGATTTACCTCGACGTTCGACCAGAACGTGGCGAGTCTGACAATGGCCAAGTTGATCAAGGATCTCTATCCGCATGTCACGATCGTCTTTGGCGGAGCGAACTTCGACGGCGAGATGGGCCATGAGTACTTCAGGGCGTTTCCCTTTATCGATCATGTCGTAGTCGGTGAGGGTGAAGAAAGCTTCCTTCCGTTGGTACGTCAGATTCTGGCCGGCAAGACAGGAGGCTGTCTGAATGGCGTGGCCTATCGGCAAGGGGAGCAGATTGGGTTCACGGAGAATACGGAGCTCTTCTCCGACTTTTCGAAGACCGGACCACCCGATTATGACGACTATTATCACCTGCTCGCGGAACTAGGCCAAACAGCGCAAGGGTTGGACCGCATTCTTCTGTATGAAGGCTCGCGCGGCTGTTGGTGGGGTGAGAAACATCACTGCACATTCTGTGGGCTCAATGCGCAGAGCATGAAGTTTCGGGCGAAAGCGCCACAGCAGGTCATGCAAGAAATCGCTTATCTCTCGCATCGGTACGATGCGGTCCGGTTTCGTATGGTCGATAACATCATCGACATGGCGTATATCGAAGATCTTTTTGGAAGACTGGCGGCGGACCATTGCGACCTGGATGTATTTATCGAAACCAAGAGTAATTTGCAGAAGCGCCAGATCAAGACCTTGGCGGCCGGTGGCGTGAAATGTATGCAGCCCGGATTGGAAAGTCTGAGTCTCGCTCAGCTGCATGCCATGGACAAGGGCGCCACGCCGATGCAGAACATCATCTGCCTCAAATGGAGTCTCTACTATCGCGTGACGGTGCTCTGGAATATCCTGCTGGGTTTTCCAGGGGAGACCAACGAGGATTATCAATGCCAGCTCAACCTGATTCCTTCGCTGCTCCACCTCCAGCCCCCGGAGGCGACGGGAAAGTTCTGGTTACAGCGCTTCAGTCCCTATTTCACCCGACCACACGAATATGGAGTCCGCATTACCGGACCTGGACTGGCATACGAGTACGTCTATGACGCAGGGCAGATCGACCTGAAGAAGATCGCCTATGATTTCGAGTACGCACTCGACAACTGGCCGGTGGATCCTCACGTG is a genomic window containing:
- a CDS encoding ParB N-terminal domain-containing protein — protein: MPLSYHIGVGEKKSKKASLAKGTKRRRKPAGVSTGLAAQELQAAAPPVAVAELHQEIEKDEGRVLSIYREPYGGRWVVLAALPIELVAPTPYQRNLSDSHVKKLEAAIGKIGQFLDPIIAVRISKPDQAAKYWTPNGHHRLSAMRTLGARSIVAIVVLEPSAAYQILALNTEKAHNLREKALEVIRMYEELAHLDQATEDSYALEFEEPALITLGLCYKERPRFSGGAYHPVLKRVDAFLQKPLRTALDVRKRRAGSLLALDDVIVKQVEALKTKGLTSPYLKSFVVARVNPIRFRPKEAPALSFEDALDRMMQAAEKFNPDKIKVDDLAKSGGSPDEIE
- a CDS encoding polyphosphate kinase 2 family protein translates to MKRYRVKPGTPLSLKQYDPDDTGEYKKSEQGKEKAKVELGKLIASLDGLQERLYANATRSLLIVLQGMDTSGKDGTIKNVMSGVNPQGCKVVAFKAPSNDELAHDFLWRVHREVPRHGQIGIFNRSHYEDVLITRVHGWVSDKVAKRRFDQIKEFEELLTENGTAVLKFFLHISKEEQKERLEVRIADPEKRWKWSSGDLEERKLWDDYLEAFEDVIAATSTECAPWYIVPANRKWYRNLVVADRVVDVLENMKLKTPPAPEGVDFSKLKIV
- a CDS encoding glycerophosphoryl diester phosphodiesterase, with amino-acid sequence MPKGSPNRRILRIGHRGACGHTPENTLASIKRAITLRCSLTEVDIRRTADDELVLLHDERMNRATNGRGLVSEITLEEIRKLDAGGGQTVPTLEEALRAASGRIGLVLELKTEGLAYDVCAIVRASGFTKPVIYASFVHEELQHIRRIDPEAKTLVLFKRLPKDPGSAAARLQATHVGLRVDTVTKSLVSALHNTRLIVFAYTVNTPAEIKKMKALGVDGLISDFPDRI
- a CDS encoding 4a-hydroxytetrahydrobiopterin dehydratase, with product MGLADNKCVPCRGDVPPLPNDRIQALLKELGRGWSLNGQGHLERLYTFKDFAQALAFVNKVSAIAEAEGHHPDLYLAWGKTKVEIWTHKINGLTESDFYLAAKADREFEPFRAAAS
- a CDS encoding formylglycine-generating enzyme family protein, translated to MGIRRILAVFFIGFLTLSLPCGVTAAPESRTTKPESPSTTLPRPDTLSVPTKQPGSNGEIKVGDKIKPATNGGTVHQLALLVSPSHEMIGKDGAPMVLIPAGEFVMGSDKGDEDEAPTHRVHLSAFYIDKFEVTNGRFAKYVDAIQSEPPWGFADKETPVIHADRPVRWVNWMDAMGYCLWIGKRLPTEAEWEKAARGTDERVYPWGNDPPTSVHATYGLKEGGAENVSIIGDHQKGQSPYGVQDLAGNLYEWVMDWYGDDFYAHFINSPAINPRGPSEGTAKVQRGGSYINTPYRLRSSFRTKGDPNEQDPNVGFRCAQDVPKQP
- a CDS encoding RiPP maturation radical SAM protein 1, which produces MSGGTQVALVNMPFSYAKYPSIQLGTLSTLLKSNGIPVDCHHLNVRFAHLIGMDLHEAICEKRALFGEWLFSYLLFRANPKRAEYPQVFKPVFEQVSQESGKPIGYFEEMATRIAPQFLTWALRSIDWGQYKVVGFTSTFDQNVASLTMAKLIKDLYPHVTIVFGGANFDGEMGHEYFRAFPFIDHVVVGEGEESFLPLVRQILAGKTGGCLNGVAYRQGEQIGFTENTELFSDFSKTGPPDYDDYYHLLAELGQTAQGLDRILLYEGSRGCWWGEKHHCTFCGLNAQSMKFRAKAPQQVMQEIAYLSHRYDAVRFRMVDNIIDMAYIEDLFGRLAADHCDLDVFIETKSNLQKRQIKTLAAGGVKCMQPGLESLSLAQLHAMDKGATPMQNIICLKWSLYYRVTVLWNILLGFPGETNEDYQCQLNLIPSLLHLQPPEATGKFWLQRFSPYFTRPHEYGVRITGPGLAYEYVYDAGQIDLKKIAYDFEYALDNWPVDPHVYQELVAAIEGWQRMHRSGDRPFLYYSKAPNYVTVYDGRDPKAPVRRRYEGLAASVIEICNESAKSVEQIRAAVTGRTDCSDAILSPILDDLKAHRVLYEERRKYFTLAIPENPYL